The following proteins are encoded in a genomic region of Alteromonadaceae bacterium 2753L.S.0a.02:
- a CDS encoding 3'(2'), 5'-bisphosphate nucleotidase produces MSEEFGDFSLLLPHVNSAVKEAGYAILEIYNSPDLGVEYKEDNSPLTLADKAAHKLLLVGLESLGIGPVLSEEGADIPWQERSKWSQYWLVDPLDGTKEFIKRNGEFTVNVALIRNGEPILGSVYAPDKGILYYGAKGHGAFKECDSQAAVSIKVASVPETQDNWRIVGSRSHQSDEFKQFVEIFPDCEIVSMGSSLKLCLVAEGAADLYPRLGLTSEWDTAAAQAIVEAAGGKVINWETLEELRYNTKDALLNPFFVVCADTSPLWYVKN; encoded by the coding sequence GTGAGTGAAGAATTCGGCGATTTTAGTTTATTACTGCCTCATGTTAATTCCGCAGTCAAAGAAGCGGGTTACGCTATTTTAGAAATATACAACTCGCCAGATCTAGGCGTTGAGTATAAAGAAGATAATTCTCCGTTAACACTCGCAGACAAAGCTGCTCACAAGTTACTTCTTGTCGGTCTGGAGTCTTTGGGTATTGGTCCAGTATTATCGGAAGAAGGTGCAGATATCCCTTGGCAAGAGCGTTCCAAATGGTCTCAATACTGGTTGGTAGATCCTCTGGACGGAACAAAAGAATTTATAAAGCGAAATGGTGAATTTACCGTAAACGTTGCACTAATTCGCAATGGCGAGCCGATTCTCGGCAGTGTATACGCGCCAGATAAAGGTATTTTATACTATGGTGCAAAAGGTCATGGTGCATTTAAAGAGTGTGACTCGCAGGCAGCTGTAAGTATAAAAGTCGCATCGGTGCCTGAAACTCAAGATAACTGGAGGATCGTCGGTAGTCGTTCTCATCAAAGTGACGAATTTAAGCAGTTTGTAGAAATATTCCCTGATTGCGAAATCGTTAGCATGGGGAGTTCTTTAAAGTTGTGTTTGGTGGCAGAAGGCGCTGCAGATTTATATCCACGTCTGGGATTGACCAGCGAATGGGATACCGCAGCCGCGCAGGCCATAGTAGAAGCTGCAGGTGGCAAAGTAATTAATTGGGAAACTCTTGAAGAATTGCGTTACAACACCAAAGACGCACTACTTAATCCCTTTTTTGTAGTCTGCGCTGACACATCTCCTCTTTGGTATGTAAAAAATTGA
- a CDS encoding lipopolysaccharide biosynthesis regulator YciM, which translates to MKILYLVLALLMLAGCKSEEEKAQHFFERGDQFLSAHDYSSAELEFKNAVKLNPYHTQALYGIATIYELKKRWSEMEATLLDILDKDPGFVDARIKLTNLYLGQNRIDKALTHTETLLKQAPNSNVAKTLRAAVLFKIDDASSARELLQQVLEESPDYIDAVVLQAHDSMIQGNAAAAVEQLEKALNASPESLVLNIVMLQALSKSGDFERSVEVYRKLIELYPDNENIPMSLARLYYSNGKSDEAILLLEHQAEVHKNTEFLFKALEITNEVQGLQAAESLTKSYLRRYPALPRLNFALVDIYVKGDKLPEALQQLNSIWDNSSEPKMLIEAGLRKARLELMSRDLEGAGKTIARLETLDSSRPGVAVVKADYLIANNDEGGAIRTLRAALRQSPNNADIAVTLAKAHERQGDWGLANEYYTTAVRAPDGIQYGEAFAEYLVKRNELVKAEQLLNQMLKHGRATKKVFRLLAQIKLAQGEWQEVEELANQIEKDLGEGPETAYIRGLAASGRQDFVAAAEAMERLQSMAPNSVRSMVLLVDAYIRAGKREEAEDFLNRVITTDPSSFYGYFLRGNLRSYFHEWQAAEQDYKIALQHKPDSEEAFDTLARLYIRQGDVQQAAKLLDDGIKRLPQSIKLTALRAEIFRRDGHLAEAVSLYRALFEQDQTVDVVANNLASLLLGQGEQSSLAEALKLAERFRQSKIPQYLDTLGWAYVLAGQYTDGLSLLRRASEALPEASEIKYHLAEGYYRNNELDKAQDAVNEALEGANQQVEWYAAAAALQQKMKSRE; encoded by the coding sequence ATGAAAATTTTGTATTTGGTGCTAGCGCTTCTAATGTTGGCGGGTTGTAAAAGTGAAGAGGAAAAAGCGCAACATTTTTTCGAACGGGGCGATCAATTTCTCAGTGCACACGATTACTCCTCAGCTGAGCTCGAATTTAAAAACGCCGTCAAGCTTAACCCGTATCATACGCAGGCTTTGTATGGGATCGCGACAATCTACGAATTGAAAAAACGCTGGAGCGAGATGGAAGCCACGCTCCTGGATATTCTCGATAAAGACCCTGGTTTTGTAGACGCCAGAATCAAACTTACCAATCTTTACCTTGGCCAGAATCGTATTGATAAGGCCTTGACTCATACCGAAACTCTATTAAAACAGGCTCCGAACAGTAATGTGGCGAAAACATTGCGCGCCGCGGTGCTGTTTAAAATTGATGATGCCAGTTCTGCACGGGAATTATTACAGCAAGTACTGGAGGAATCCCCAGATTATATCGATGCTGTAGTGCTGCAGGCGCACGATTCAATGATTCAGGGCAACGCTGCTGCTGCAGTCGAGCAACTTGAAAAAGCGCTTAACGCAAGCCCGGAAAGCCTTGTGCTCAATATTGTAATGTTGCAAGCCCTGAGTAAATCGGGAGACTTTGAACGCTCCGTCGAGGTGTATCGCAAACTTATCGAGTTGTACCCCGATAATGAGAATATTCCGATGTCCCTGGCGCGCCTGTATTACAGCAATGGTAAGAGCGACGAGGCAATTCTATTGCTGGAGCATCAAGCTGAAGTACACAAAAATACCGAATTTCTATTCAAAGCCCTCGAGATAACTAATGAGGTTCAGGGCTTGCAGGCGGCTGAATCCCTCACCAAATCCTATTTGAGGCGTTATCCAGCGTTGCCACGATTAAACTTCGCGTTAGTGGATATATATGTCAAGGGGGACAAATTACCGGAGGCGCTGCAACAACTGAATAGTATTTGGGATAACTCCAGCGAACCCAAGATGCTGATTGAGGCAGGCCTTAGAAAAGCGCGTTTGGAGTTGATGTCGCGAGATCTGGAAGGTGCGGGAAAAACAATTGCGAGGTTGGAAACGCTCGATTCGTCGCGTCCTGGTGTCGCAGTGGTCAAGGCGGACTATCTTATTGCCAATAACGATGAAGGTGGTGCAATTCGTACACTCCGCGCTGCGTTACGGCAATCACCCAACAATGCTGATATTGCTGTCACTCTGGCGAAAGCGCATGAACGCCAGGGCGATTGGGGCTTGGCTAACGAATATTACACGACTGCGGTGCGCGCTCCTGATGGTATTCAATACGGGGAAGCGTTTGCGGAGTATCTCGTGAAGCGCAATGAGTTGGTAAAAGCCGAACAATTGCTTAATCAGATGCTCAAGCATGGCAGGGCCACTAAAAAAGTTTTTCGCCTATTAGCGCAAATCAAACTGGCGCAGGGAGAGTGGCAGGAAGTTGAAGAGCTTGCTAACCAGATCGAAAAAGATCTCGGGGAAGGGCCTGAAACAGCCTACATTCGCGGCTTGGCCGCCTCTGGAAGGCAAGATTTTGTCGCTGCAGCTGAAGCCATGGAGCGCTTGCAGAGTATGGCGCCTAACTCCGTACGTTCGATGGTGCTTCTGGTTGATGCGTACATTCGGGCTGGTAAGCGGGAGGAGGCAGAAGATTTTCTCAATCGTGTTATTACTACCGATCCAAGTTCTTTCTACGGATATTTTTTACGGGGTAATCTGCGCAGCTATTTCCACGAGTGGCAAGCTGCCGAGCAAGACTACAAAATTGCTTTACAGCATAAGCCTGATAGCGAAGAGGCGTTCGACACTCTGGCTCGTTTGTATATTCGTCAGGGGGATGTTCAACAGGCTGCAAAACTTTTGGATGACGGTATAAAGCGTTTACCTCAGAGCATCAAGCTAACGGCGCTTCGCGCAGAGATTTTTCGCCGTGATGGGCACCTTGCGGAAGCCGTTAGCCTATATCGGGCTCTATTCGAACAGGATCAGACTGTCGACGTGGTTGCCAACAATCTGGCGTCGCTGTTATTAGGTCAAGGCGAGCAATCGAGCCTTGCAGAGGCGCTGAAATTGGCTGAGCGCTTTCGACAATCCAAAATACCCCAGTATCTCGACACCTTGGGTTGGGCTTATGTTCTTGCTGGACAATACACCGACGGTCTATCACTCCTGCGCCGCGCCAGCGAAGCGTTACCGGAGGCGTCTGAAATCAAATACCACCTTGCGGAGGGATATTACCGCAACAATGAGCTGGATAAAGCCCAGGATGCTGTGAATGAGGCGCTCGAGGGCGCCAACCAGCAAGTGGAGTGGTACGCCGCTGCTGCTGCGTTGCAGCAAAAAATGAAGTCGCGAGAGTAA
- a CDS encoding bifunctional enzyme CysN/CysC yields MNASSLLAEDIHAYLKQHEEKDLLRFITCGSVDDGKSTLIGRLLHDSKMIYEDQLAAISKDSKTHGTTGQEVDLALLVDGLQSEREQGITIDVAYRYFSTDKRKFIIADTPGHEQYTRNMATGASTVSLAIILIDARYGVQTQTRRHSFICSLLGIKHFIIAVNKMDLVGFSEQRFEEISGDYKVFSENLNNIDIQFVPISALVGDNVVGQSSNMSWYAGEPLLSLLENVSISEDCDSEELRFPVQYVNRPHLNFRGFCGTLASGVVKPGMNIKVLPSGKVSTVKSVLLAEQELPEAWPGDAVTLTLEDEIDISRGDMIISDSDGMRISNSMFVDVVWMHDDELTIGKNYYIKLGSAEVTGSVTDIEFQIDVNTLEQHKVTSVPLNGIARCKIALTEPVAVDAYQKHRDTGNLIFIDRLTNITVGAGMVVEPLGDENVVWHNMDVTKQTRAERFNQKPAMIWFTGLSGSGKSTTANALEKQLFAMGYSTYLLDGDNVRHGLCSDLGFSERDRVENIRRVGEVAKLMVDAGQIVLVSFISPFRRERQMVRQMVEPGEFFEVFVNTPLDVCEERDPKGLYKKARAGEIRNFTGIDSPYEAPLSPEIEVNTAGQEINDLVMSILKKLKIYGVIT; encoded by the coding sequence ATGAATGCATCATCACTCCTGGCTGAAGATATCCATGCGTATTTAAAGCAGCACGAAGAAAAAGATCTGTTGCGCTTTATTACTTGCGGAAGTGTCGATGACGGTAAGTCAACGCTTATTGGGCGTTTGCTACACGACAGTAAAATGATCTACGAGGATCAGCTGGCCGCGATTTCAAAAGACAGTAAAACCCATGGCACCACCGGGCAGGAAGTGGATTTGGCACTGTTGGTGGATGGCTTGCAATCTGAACGCGAACAAGGCATAACCATAGATGTCGCCTATCGCTATTTTTCAACAGATAAGCGTAAATTTATTATTGCCGACACGCCGGGGCATGAGCAATATACCCGAAATATGGCTACAGGCGCATCAACCGTAAGTCTTGCAATTATTTTGATCGATGCACGCTATGGCGTGCAAACTCAAACGCGTCGCCACAGCTTTATTTGCTCTTTATTGGGTATAAAACATTTTATTATTGCTGTGAATAAAATGGACTTGGTCGGTTTTTCAGAACAACGTTTTGAAGAAATTTCTGGAGATTACAAAGTATTTTCTGAAAATCTCAACAATATTGACATTCAGTTTGTACCAATTTCTGCATTAGTCGGCGATAACGTTGTCGGCCAAAGTAGCAACATGTCGTGGTACGCAGGAGAACCGCTGCTATCGCTTCTTGAAAATGTCAGTATCAGCGAAGATTGTGATAGCGAAGAATTACGCTTTCCCGTGCAGTATGTGAATCGTCCGCACCTTAATTTTCGTGGGTTTTGTGGCACTTTGGCGTCGGGTGTTGTGAAGCCAGGAATGAATATTAAAGTGTTGCCCAGTGGAAAAGTAAGTACCGTTAAAAGTGTTTTGCTCGCGGAACAGGAATTGCCAGAAGCTTGGCCAGGGGATGCAGTCACTCTGACTCTAGAAGACGAAATTGATATTTCCAGAGGCGATATGATTATCTCAGACAGCGATGGCATGCGCATTTCTAATTCAATGTTCGTTGATGTGGTATGGATGCATGATGATGAGCTGACTATCGGGAAAAATTATTACATTAAATTGGGTTCTGCTGAAGTAACCGGCTCAGTAACTGATATCGAATTTCAAATTGACGTAAATACGCTTGAGCAGCATAAAGTAACAAGTGTTCCTCTTAATGGCATTGCGCGCTGCAAAATAGCCTTAACTGAACCGGTTGCGGTCGATGCATACCAAAAGCATCGGGATACTGGTAATCTAATTTTTATTGACCGGCTAACCAACATTACGGTTGGTGCGGGCATGGTGGTTGAGCCGCTGGGTGATGAAAATGTGGTTTGGCATAACATGGATGTCACCAAGCAGACGCGGGCCGAAAGGTTTAACCAAAAGCCAGCGATGATTTGGTTTACCGGACTCAGCGGGTCTGGTAAATCAACGACCGCTAATGCGCTTGAAAAACAGCTATTTGCAATGGGCTATAGCACCTATTTACTGGACGGAGATAATGTTCGGCACGGGCTGTGCTCTGACCTTGGTTTTAGCGAACGCGATCGGGTTGAGAATATCCGTCGGGTTGGCGAGGTGGCGAAACTCATGGTGGACGCTGGTCAAATCGTATTGGTTTCCTTCATTTCACCATTTAGACGAGAAAGGCAAATGGTGCGTCAGATGGTGGAACCCGGGGAATTTTTTGAGGTGTTTGTAAACACGCCGCTCGATGTGTGTGAGGAGCGCGATCCTAAAGGGCTGTACAAAAAAGCCAGAGCCGGAGAAATCCGCAATTTCACTGGAATCGACTCCCCCTACGAAGCGCCATTATCTCCGGAAATTGAAGTGAACACCGCCGGCCAGGAGATCAACGATTTGGTGATGAGTATTCTTAAAAAGCTTAAGATTTACGGTGTAATCACCTGA
- a CDS encoding polysaccharide pyruvyl transferase WcaK-like protein — MSLKGVVAPIIRATGLAESLKYMRDKRNRDIQDFDQLETKIASLGLEKKVSSKRRVAVLPAAGAPGGLGDEALLRGLMAYCSKHEIEVAPIAVFPGDKWDMLPEAITTLPRSLDDWERFARDIQELDWVYIIGADIMDGGYGISNTALRIKVAYVANLLGIGATITGFSFNNSCARVLLDLFRKLSKKTAICLRDPFSKERFDHQTGLQATQVTDLAFLMPPDLEVLENRDYFCWINSVQEQGGKLLGLNICPHTAKSDYGKQDPQAMLNQIMLYEEAVVAFLERHPEYSVLLIPHDYRGILSDLNQSLILANRIARRLSKARVNVVDSWCKANEIKAIASLMNVVFTGRMHLAIASVSSGTPVACFTYQDKFEGLFQLLKLDMSLLAKVSESSPESLLAILEKLAGNEEGLRESIEQNATYVKNMTNTNFALMEEYFSEIEALA; from the coding sequence ATGTCGTTAAAAGGTGTAGTCGCGCCGATTATTCGGGCAACCGGTCTTGCAGAAAGCCTGAAATACATGAGAGACAAGCGCAATCGAGATATTCAGGATTTCGACCAACTTGAAACGAAAATTGCGTCTCTCGGCCTTGAGAAGAAGGTTTCTTCAAAGAGAAGGGTAGCTGTGTTACCTGCTGCTGGTGCACCTGGTGGATTGGGCGATGAGGCCTTGCTTCGGGGGTTGATGGCCTACTGCAGCAAACACGAAATCGAGGTAGCCCCCATTGCCGTATTTCCCGGAGACAAATGGGATATGCTGCCAGAGGCTATAACAACACTGCCACGCAGTCTCGATGATTGGGAGCGGTTTGCCCGCGATATTCAGGAGCTCGACTGGGTTTATATTATTGGTGCAGACATTATGGATGGCGGGTATGGAATATCCAATACCGCGTTGCGAATAAAAGTGGCCTATGTAGCCAACCTTCTGGGTATTGGGGCAACGATCACCGGTTTCAGTTTCAATAATAGTTGTGCTCGCGTATTACTGGATCTTTTTCGAAAGCTCAGCAAGAAAACCGCGATTTGTTTGCGAGATCCGTTTTCCAAAGAACGCTTTGATCACCAGACAGGTTTACAGGCAACTCAGGTGACTGATTTGGCATTTCTCATGCCTCCAGATTTGGAGGTGCTTGAAAATCGGGATTATTTCTGCTGGATCAATTCGGTGCAAGAGCAGGGTGGTAAGCTATTAGGGCTCAATATCTGTCCGCACACGGCCAAGTCTGATTACGGTAAGCAAGACCCCCAGGCGATGTTGAATCAAATCATGTTGTACGAAGAAGCTGTTGTTGCCTTTCTTGAAAGGCATCCTGAATACAGTGTGTTGCTCATTCCACACGATTACCGTGGCATACTAAGTGATCTAAATCAGTCTCTAATACTCGCAAATAGAATTGCACGGCGCTTATCCAAAGCGCGGGTAAACGTCGTAGACAGCTGGTGTAAGGCAAATGAAATTAAAGCAATCGCGAGTTTAATGAATGTGGTCTTTACTGGGCGCATGCATCTTGCTATTGCAAGTGTTAGCTCAGGTACACCAGTCGCTTGTTTTACATATCAAGATAAGTTCGAGGGTTTGTTTCAGTTATTAAAACTGGACATGTCGCTCCTTGCCAAAGTTTCTGAAAGTTCGCCAGAATCGTTACTGGCAATTCTTGAAAAGTTGGCTGGCAATGAAGAAGGCCTGCGGGAATCCATTGAGCAAAATGCGACTTATGTTAAAAATATGACGAATACAAATTTTGCTTTAATGGAAGAGTATTTTTCAGAAATTGAGGCTTTGGCTTAA
- a CDS encoding putative secreted protein with PEP-CTERM sorting signal, which yields MKSIKQLLLMFIFVVFSVSAYAYMFVDTAQMQAHYADQISLPVVAVLFGLGLVVFGNLRRHP from the coding sequence GTGAAGTCGATTAAGCAACTTTTATTGATGTTTATATTTGTTGTGTTTTCAGTCAGCGCTTATGCCTATATGTTTGTCGATACCGCGCAAATGCAGGCGCACTATGCGGACCAAATCTCATTGCCAGTCGTTGCTGTTCTTTTCGGGCTCGGCTTGGTTGTGTTTGGTAACTTGCGGAGACACCCCTGA
- a CDS encoding polysaccharide chain length determinant protein (PEP-CTERM system associated) — MYEEQQPKAQTSILDANYIPALLRYKWYILITTVPLLVIAGIIVVSLPPIYYSAGTVMVETQKIPQNLVQTTVTTAVKERIDIIKQRVMTRDRLLSVIRQHDYFQLDEGSPIHVNQVIASVRRSIKLDVKQSRVGRQVSVIAFQVGFESRNPKIAYEMANDLVTLFMNENIKVRTERASETTGFFRQEAAKVKAELDKTEAAVAEYKQQNKDSLPEHLQLYGDMRAQASDRLNNINRDIRNTKQQIELIRAQMALTKGSDDVVGVYSNPKLAELKARYKELSMLYKPSYPDLVALREQIELLESNPINPDLPVVAGSSSAELSISSKINELQKEVQALELDKKETEERIADLERRILNIPLVERGLIDLNRDYQAKLNAYNSLTAKIIEASRAESLEQEMLAEKFSLLEPPRLPRVPAAPNRAKLMAMGVAASFGAPFGLALLIGHFDKRIRSKRIIESQLPRNINIPVIDVAYIRSESEASGVRRRIRKSFIAAMAAILLVALVLHFYVMDLGEFIELVLEKFGIYIF; from the coding sequence GTGTACGAAGAGCAGCAACCGAAAGCGCAAACCTCTATATTGGATGCTAACTACATTCCTGCGCTGCTTCGGTATAAGTGGTACATTCTTATTACTACGGTGCCATTGTTGGTAATTGCAGGCATCATTGTCGTGTCGTTGCCACCGATATACTATTCCGCTGGCACGGTCATGGTCGAGACGCAAAAAATTCCCCAGAACCTTGTGCAAACAACCGTGACAACCGCAGTTAAGGAGCGCATTGATATCATCAAGCAGCGCGTCATGACTCGCGACCGGCTGCTGTCTGTAATTCGTCAGCACGACTATTTTCAATTGGACGAAGGTTCCCCGATCCACGTAAATCAGGTTATCGCCAGTGTAAGGCGTTCAATTAAATTAGATGTTAAGCAGTCCAGGGTTGGGCGACAGGTTTCCGTGATTGCCTTCCAGGTGGGCTTCGAATCCAGAAACCCCAAAATAGCCTACGAAATGGCCAATGATCTGGTCACCTTGTTTATGAATGAAAACATCAAGGTGAGAACGGAGCGTGCTAGCGAGACTACCGGGTTTTTTCGGCAGGAAGCTGCAAAGGTTAAGGCTGAGCTGGATAAAACTGAAGCCGCAGTGGCTGAGTACAAGCAGCAAAACAAAGATTCCCTGCCGGAGCATCTCCAGTTATATGGTGATATGAGAGCCCAGGCAAGCGATCGCTTAAATAACATTAATAGAGATATTCGAAATACTAAACAGCAGATAGAATTGATTCGCGCCCAGATGGCGCTGACCAAAGGCTCCGACGACGTTGTGGGTGTTTATTCAAACCCCAAGCTGGCTGAATTGAAAGCCCGTTATAAAGAACTGTCGATGCTATACAAACCAAGTTATCCGGATTTGGTTGCGTTGCGTGAGCAAATTGAGTTGTTAGAGTCCAACCCAATTAACCCAGACCTTCCTGTGGTTGCAGGTTCCTCCAGTGCAGAGCTCAGTATATCCAGTAAAATCAATGAGCTGCAGAAAGAGGTTCAGGCGCTGGAGCTGGATAAGAAAGAAACCGAAGAGCGTATCGCCGATTTGGAGCGGCGTATTCTCAATATTCCTTTAGTCGAGCGTGGTCTTATTGATCTCAATCGGGATTACCAGGCGAAGTTAAACGCATATAACTCACTTACAGCGAAGATCATTGAGGCTTCGCGTGCAGAAAGTCTCGAGCAGGAAATGCTTGCCGAGAAATTTTCGCTCTTAGAGCCGCCGCGCCTCCCCAGGGTGCCCGCGGCGCCAAATCGGGCTAAGTTAATGGCGATGGGTGTGGCCGCTTCTTTTGGGGCTCCGTTTGGGCTGGCTTTGCTGATTGGTCATTTTGACAAGCGTATTCGCAGCAAGCGGATTATAGAGAGTCAATTACCACGTAACATTAATATTCCTGTTATCGATGTTGCTTATATTCGCTCGGAGTCTGAAGCCTCTGGCGTTAGGCGGCGAATTCGGAAGTCCTTTATTGCGGCGATGGCAGCTATTCTTCTGGTAGCATTGGTTTTACACTTCTACGTGATGGATTTGGGTGAGTTTATTGAGTTGGTGCTCGAAAAATTCGGCATCTACATTTTCTAA
- a CDS encoding sulfate adenylyltransferase subunit 2, with translation MNANSKRRTHLKQLEAESIFIIREVAAKFENPVMLYSIGKDSAVMLHLARKAFAPGVPPFPLLHVDTTWKFKEMIAFRDQMAKEAGMELLVYTNEEGRAANINPFDHGSAKYTDIMKTVALKQALDKYGFDAAFGGARRDEEKSRAKERVYSFRDRYHRWDPKNQRPELWNLYNSRVNKGESIRVFPLSNWTELDVWQYIYLEQIPIVPLYLAAPRPVVERDGMLIMVDDERMRLNEGEQPEQQWVRFRTLGCYPLTGAVESKAQTLPEVIQEMLLTKTSERSGRAIDHDEAGSMEKKKREGYF, from the coding sequence ATGAACGCAAATAGTAAACGCCGCACTCATTTGAAGCAGTTGGAGGCTGAATCGATATTTATCATTCGCGAGGTCGCCGCTAAGTTCGAGAACCCGGTGATGCTTTACTCGATAGGTAAAGATTCTGCGGTTATGCTTCATCTTGCTCGCAAGGCCTTTGCGCCTGGAGTTCCCCCCTTCCCGCTGTTGCATGTAGATACAACATGGAAATTCAAGGAGATGATTGCATTTCGTGATCAGATGGCCAAAGAAGCTGGCATGGAACTCTTGGTATATACTAATGAAGAAGGTCGTGCTGCCAATATTAATCCTTTCGACCATGGCAGTGCTAAATACACCGATATTATGAAGACGGTTGCTTTGAAGCAAGCGCTCGATAAATATGGATTTGATGCTGCATTTGGAGGTGCGCGGCGAGATGAGGAAAAATCGAGGGCGAAAGAGCGCGTTTATTCTTTTCGTGATCGCTACCATCGCTGGGACCCTAAAAATCAGCGTCCTGAATTGTGGAATCTTTATAATTCACGTGTTAATAAAGGTGAATCCATCCGAGTGTTTCCTCTGTCTAATTGGACGGAATTGGATGTTTGGCAGTACATCTATCTCGAGCAAATACCCATTGTGCCACTCTATCTTGCAGCGCCCAGGCCTGTCGTCGAGCGCGATGGCATGCTGATTATGGTTGACGATGAAAGGATGCGTTTAAATGAGGGAGAACAGCCCGAGCAACAATGGGTACGTTTTAGAACATTGGGCTGTTATCCGCTTACAGGTGCAGTGGAATCAAAAGCACAAACCCTCCCAGAAGTTATTCAGGAAATGTTATTGACGAAAACTTCGGAGCGCTCTGGACGAGCCATCGATCATGATGAAGCTGGCTCGATGGAAAAGAAAAAGCGTGAAGGCTATTTTTAA
- a CDS encoding sulfotransferase family protein, which translates to MRKPDFMIIGGMKCATSTLHDQLAEQPGFFMSTPKEPNYFSDDVVFANGEDWYWGLFDQGVDAAFVGESSTHYTKFPTYPKTIDRIMDYGLGNSKFIYVIRHPIDRLVSHYIHEWSQGVISCDIDAAIKKHSELIDYSRYYFQIKHYLERFGAEQMLLVFFERLASDPQPELERICDFLGYSNKPAWNFDMERKNVSSERIRKFPLYNLLVESQVMASLRRTLVPRSLRDRVKQKLTMNERPVLSSNSLTSLQEIFDKDLELLGKLIDCELSCESYKQNVLNKQASRFAAA; encoded by the coding sequence ATGCGTAAACCAGATTTCATGATTATTGGCGGTATGAAGTGTGCGACGAGTACGTTGCACGATCAATTGGCGGAGCAGCCAGGGTTCTTTATGAGTACGCCTAAGGAACCCAATTATTTTAGCGATGACGTTGTATTCGCAAATGGCGAAGATTGGTATTGGGGGTTGTTTGATCAGGGCGTTGATGCTGCATTCGTGGGTGAGTCCAGCACGCATTACACCAAATTCCCTACCTATCCAAAAACCATAGATCGCATTATGGATTACGGGTTGGGAAATAGTAAATTTATCTATGTGATTCGCCATCCTATTGATCGCCTAGTCTCGCACTATATTCACGAATGGTCTCAAGGTGTAATTAGTTGTGACATAGACGCAGCGATAAAAAAACACAGTGAGTTGATCGATTACTCTAGATATTATTTCCAAATAAAACATTATCTTGAACGTTTCGGTGCTGAGCAGATGTTATTGGTGTTTTTTGAACGCCTTGCTTCTGATCCGCAACCAGAGCTGGAAAGAATTTGTGATTTCCTTGGATACAGCAATAAGCCCGCCTGGAACTTCGATATGGAGCGAAAAAACGTGTCGTCGGAACGTATACGAAAGTTTCCGCTCTACAATTTGCTCGTTGAATCCCAAGTGATGGCTTCGCTTCGCCGAACGCTTGTTCCTCGCTCATTGAGAGACCGTGTCAAACAGAAGCTCACGATGAACGAGCGACCAGTTCTTTCTTCAAACAGTCTTACATCATTGCAGGAAATCTTTGATAAAGATCTCGAGCTGCTCGGAAAACTGATTGATTGCGAGCTTTCGTGTGAGAGCTACAAACAAAATGTTTTAAACAAGCAGGCTTCTCGTTTTGCCGCAGCCTAA